The following are encoded together in the Flavobacterium sp. TR2 genome:
- the prfA gene encoding peptide chain release factor 1 gives MLDRLQYVKQRFDEISDLIIQPDVISDQKRYKQLNQEYKGIKALVEKREEYIIVLANIDEANEIIADGSDAEMVEMAKMQLDEAKERLPELEEEIKFMLIPKDPEDAKNVMVEIRAGTGGDEASIFAGDLFRMYTKYCESMGWRSSVVDMNEGTSGGFKEVIFEVTGEDVYGTLKFEAGVHRVQRVPQTETQGRVHTSAATVMVLPEAEEFDVQVDMNDVRVDFFCSSGPGGQSVNTTKSAVRLTHIPTGLVAQCQDEKSQHKNKDKALMVLRSRLYEMELAKKQEEDAKKRSSQVSSGDRSAKIRTYNYAQGRVTDHRIGLTLYDLGNIMNGDIQKIVSELQLVNNMEKLKEASEVY, from the coding sequence ATGTTAGATAGACTTCAATATGTAAAGCAGCGTTTCGATGAGATTTCGGATTTGATTATTCAGCCGGATGTTATTTCTGATCAAAAACGTTATAAGCAGCTTAACCAAGAATATAAAGGTATTAAAGCGCTGGTTGAAAAGAGAGAAGAGTACATTATAGTTTTAGCAAATATTGACGAAGCAAACGAAATTATTGCTGACGGAAGCGATGCTGAAATGGTGGAAATGGCTAAAATGCAATTGGATGAAGCAAAAGAGCGTTTGCCAGAATTGGAGGAGGAAATCAAATTTATGCTGATTCCTAAAGATCCTGAAGATGCGAAAAACGTTATGGTGGAGATCCGCGCCGGTACGGGTGGGGACGAAGCGAGTATTTTTGCAGGTGACTTGTTTAGAATGTACACGAAATATTGCGAATCTATGGGATGGAGATCATCTGTTGTAGATATGAATGAGGGTACTTCTGGAGGTTTCAAAGAGGTTATTTTTGAAGTTACGGGAGAAGATGTGTATGGAACTTTGAAGTTTGAAGCGGGTGTTCACCGTGTACAGCGTGTTCCGCAGACAGAAACTCAAGGACGTGTGCATACATCGGCTGCAACGGTTATGGTATTGCCAGAAGCTGAGGAGTTTGATGTTCAGGTAGATATGAATGATGTTCGTGTAGATTTTTTCTGTTCGTCTGGACCTGGAGGACAGTCGGTAAATACAACGAAATCGGCTGTGCGTTTAACGCACATTCCGACAGGATTGGTAGCGCAATGTCAGGATGAGAAATCGCAGCATAAGAATAAAGATAAAGCTTTGATGGTATTGCGTTCTCGTCTGTACGAAATGGAATTGGCCAAAAAGCAGGAAGAAGATGCTAAAAAGCGTAGTTCTCAGGTAAGTTCTGGAGACCGTTCGGCAAAAATCCGTACGTACAACTATGCGCAAGGCCGTGTAACCGATCACCGTATTGGTTTGACGCTTTACGATTTAGGAAATATTATGAATGGAGATATTCAGAAAATCGTTTCTGAGCTTCAACTGGTTAATAATATGGAGAAATTGAAAGAAGCTTCTGAGGTGTACTAA
- a CDS encoding DUF5723 family protein, producing MKRTLLLFCFFGSFFYARSQSYFGFRDDNYAGVQSALFNPSNIVESKYRADVTLFSASGTVQNDLYGVNILDALDGDYDLATDASKNFKSNNRGNFNVDMLGPSFMMNITPVHSVALFTRVRSVTNLVGINGQLIDEVNKDVNASKNFLITGGNPNGVTNSWAEIGASYATVLMDRDDHFVKGGITLKYLMAGVNGYINGSDLSVAFNKNNTDPAMSEYISTGTIRTAASYDYANGDNAKFDAASAGVGVDLGFTYEYRTNCHTCEGNRYKFKAAASVTDIGKLNYKNIVENTYNITGRVTQADVDNADDIFEFFDSNYTKISSKKGVKANLPTALHTNFDWNIDQRFYLNVSGDFNLVNAKKINGTAIANSVTFTPRYETRQFSFYVPVTYMQYSGTAIGAGFRAGPIFIGSGTFFSSLFSNNSKGCNIYAGLKLPIYQDYR from the coding sequence ATGAAGAGAACTTTACTTTTATTTTGCTTCTTTGGAAGCTTTTTTTATGCGCGGTCGCAATCGTATTTCGGATTTAGGGATGATAATTATGCTGGAGTTCAAAGTGCTTTATTTAATCCGTCTAACATTGTTGAATCTAAGTATCGTGCTGATGTTACGCTTTTCTCTGCAAGCGGAACCGTGCAAAATGATTTGTATGGAGTTAATATTCTAGACGCATTAGATGGCGATTATGATTTGGCAACCGATGCCAGTAAAAATTTCAAATCGAACAACAGAGGGAATTTTAATGTCGATATGCTTGGACCTTCTTTTATGATGAATATTACGCCTGTGCATAGCGTAGCACTTTTTACGCGTGTGCGAAGTGTTACGAATCTTGTCGGCATAAACGGTCAGCTTATTGATGAGGTGAACAAAGATGTCAATGCTTCAAAAAACTTTTTAATCACCGGCGGGAATCCGAATGGGGTTACAAATTCTTGGGCTGAAATAGGAGCGAGTTATGCGACGGTTCTGATGGATCGTGACGATCATTTTGTAAAAGGCGGGATTACTTTAAAATACTTAATGGCAGGAGTAAACGGCTACATTAACGGAAGCGATTTGAGCGTAGCTTTCAATAAAAACAATACTGATCCTGCTATGAGCGAATATATTTCGACAGGAACTATCAGAACAGCTGCAAGTTACGATTATGCAAATGGAGATAATGCAAAGTTTGATGCAGCTTCGGCTGGAGTGGGTGTCGATTTAGGTTTCACGTACGAATACCGCACGAACTGCCATACTTGCGAGGGAAACCGTTACAAGTTTAAAGCAGCAGCTTCTGTAACTGATATTGGAAAATTAAATTATAAGAATATTGTCGAGAACACTTATAATATAACAGGAAGAGTAACTCAGGCAGATGTAGACAACGCCGATGATATTTTTGAGTTTTTTGATTCGAACTATACTAAAATCTCTTCTAAAAAAGGAGTAAAGGCAAATCTTCCAACGGCTTTGCACACCAATTTTGATTGGAATATCGATCAGAGATTTTACTTGAATGTAAGCGGTGATTTCAATTTAGTAAATGCTAAAAAAATAAACGGAACGGCAATTGCCAATTCTGTAACTTTTACTCCAAGATACGAGACTAGGCAGTTTAGTTTCTATGTTCCTGTAACCTATATGCAATACAGCGGAACAGCTATCGGAGCAGGTTTTAGAGCTGGCCCTATATTTATTGGTTCAGGAACTTTTTTTTCGAGTCTGTTTTCAAACAATTCAAAAGGGTGTAATATTTATGCAGGTCTGAAATTGCCTATTTATCAGGATTATAGGTAG
- a CDS encoding YtxH domain-containing protein: MKTSSTILGILGAAAAGAFIGVLFAPDKGSNTRKKIKDKSKDYGDNLKSKFDGIVNTITSNGKEIIEEGKSKLNQVKEDYNTLKDDVKTVKSNY; this comes from the coding sequence ATGAAAACTAGTAGCACAATTTTAGGAATTTTAGGAGCCGCAGCGGCGGGAGCATTCATAGGTGTTTTATTTGCACCAGACAAAGGGTCAAACACAAGAAAAAAAATCAAAGATAAATCAAAAGATTACGGGGATAACTTGAAATCAAAATTTGATGGCATCGTAAACACAATCACTTCAAACGGTAAAGAAATTATCGAAGAAGGAAAATCTAAACTTAACCAAGTTAAAGAAGATTACAACACACTGAAAGACGATGTGAAAACAGTAAAATCAAACTATTAA
- a CDS encoding lmo0937 family membrane protein, translated as MSNLLYTIAVILVILWALGFFVYSFGSIIHILLVIAIIAVLLRLIKGREV; from the coding sequence ATGTCAAACTTATTATATACCATAGCAGTGATTCTGGTAATACTTTGGGCTCTAGGGTTCTTTGTCTACAGTTTCGGAAGCATTATCCATATTCTGCTCGTAATCGCCATTATTGCCGTATTGCTTCGCTTAATTAAAGGCCGCGAAGTTTAA
- a CDS encoding porin family protein yields MKLQANFLCALTLFLSASFGMLHAQDNNVNTEFGVKGGFNMSNLYGSGDDVDDNNILYGFNAGVYATLPISDFVAIQPELLFTTKGSKLEYNSAFASGDAKFRLNYIELPLLVRVNVTKNFNIHAGGYASYLVSSKVSGNGSFDFEQEIDTDDLNKFDAGISAGVGVDFNPISIGLRYNYGLTTVGKERTVAGTTYTFPDAKNSNLTLYLSYKLN; encoded by the coding sequence ATGAAATTACAAGCCAATTTTTTATGCGCCTTAACACTTTTTTTATCAGCATCATTCGGAATGCTGCACGCTCAGGACAATAATGTAAATACCGAGTTCGGTGTAAAGGGAGGATTTAATATGTCTAACCTATATGGCAGCGGGGACGATGTAGATGACAACAACATTTTATACGGATTTAATGCTGGGGTTTATGCCACGCTTCCTATCTCAGATTTTGTTGCGATACAACCAGAGCTTTTATTTACGACAAAGGGTTCAAAATTAGAATACAATAGCGCTTTTGCAAGTGGGGATGCAAAATTTAGACTGAATTATATTGAGCTTCCGCTTTTGGTTCGAGTTAATGTTACTAAAAACTTTAACATTCACGCCGGTGGTTATGCTTCTTACCTAGTAAGTTCTAAAGTAAGCGGAAATGGCAGCTTTGATTTTGAACAGGAAATTGACACAGACGATCTAAACAAGTTTGACGCAGGTATTTCTGCAGGTGTTGGGGTCGATTTTAATCCCATCAGCATCGGATTGCGTTACAATTATGGTTTGACCACTGTGGGTAAAGAAAGAACTGTTGCAGGAACTACATACACCTTTCCTGATGCAAAAAACAGCAACCTGACATTATACCTTTCGTATAAGTTAAACTAA
- a CDS encoding DUF4142 domain-containing protein, which yields MKVIPPLKTAYFRVFFLFVLALCTTSCRKINPIENTLKNQAFAKNDREETEVFFFISTANISKSIISKSQIAQQKSSDVIVQELSKRIEVQESQLLEEITKMATSKLIVITEINATHKRDLYNLIDASSNDFNNIYLNAMKETISDQIELFEKISRETNDKEILELVLRFLPEQYKLLRETERIQKQNV from the coding sequence ATGAAAGTAATCCCACCCTTAAAGACTGCATATTTTAGAGTCTTTTTCTTATTCGTATTAGCACTCTGCACGACGTCTTGCAGAAAGATTAATCCGATTGAAAACACTTTAAAAAATCAGGCTTTTGCAAAAAATGACAGAGAAGAAACAGAAGTCTTCTTTTTCATTTCGACGGCGAATATTAGCAAATCGATTATTTCCAAAAGTCAAATTGCACAACAAAAAAGTTCAGATGTTATTGTTCAGGAACTAAGCAAAAGAATAGAAGTTCAAGAAAGCCAATTGTTGGAGGAAATAACCAAAATGGCAACATCAAAGCTTATCGTTATTACCGAAATAAATGCCACGCACAAACGAGATCTGTACAACCTCATAGATGCCAGCAGCAACGATTTTAACAATATCTATCTAAACGCCATGAAAGAAACGATATCCGATCAGATTGAGCTGTTTGAAAAGATTTCCAGAGAAACCAACGATAAAGAAATACTTGAACTCGTTCTTAGATTTTTACCCGAACAATACAAACTCTTACGAGAGACTGAAAGAATACAAAAACAAAATGTATAA
- a CDS encoding CHASE3 domain-containing protein has product MKWIPNFNSSNSLRVIFVIAVFILLFLSSIAYKHNQDLNASSKLVMHAYEINIQLERLMSAIKDAETGQRGYIITRNARFLTPYIYSRDKVNTSFITLKKLTADNPKQQENLQKLFKLITQRFVSFENCLKYSDPKTYDKRKLDNHMFGGRILMENIRFKVDEMNDIEKEFLKKRLKIYDSEISLSPLFSISLFLVALSFILLAYRQISRDFERLKVFNKKLLISSGLISESENIGKFSTWQWDLDSDKIDFSDNQFRLLGLEPKSFAPNKATLIKYVHPDDKESVAKAIDGIVEKKHLPFVYYKIVRPDFEVRYFKTTGKLVTDQQGSKILLGINFDITDEHLLNIELQERNKELEKSNKELASFNHVASHDLQEPLRKIQTFISRVSSADKEVMSESGKNYITKIESSAKRMRVLIDDLLLFSRTNTTKKEFIKINLNELLDNAESELGEVIEEKKAVIQRIGKLPKLSVIPYQIEQLFINLIGNSLKYSKPDADPEISISSEKVSSSDYPEILEQSVKKFHKITFTDNGMGFDPQFKETIFILFQRLHSKTDYPGTGIGLAICKKIVENHKGHIIADSTLGKGSVFTVFLPD; this is encoded by the coding sequence ATGAAGTGGATACCCAATTTTAATTCTTCAAACTCTTTGAGAGTTATTTTTGTAATCGCAGTTTTCATTCTGTTATTTCTTTCTTCAATTGCTTACAAACATAATCAGGACTTGAATGCATCGAGCAAACTGGTTATGCACGCTTACGAAATCAACATACAGCTCGAACGATTAATGTCGGCTATTAAAGATGCAGAAACGGGCCAGCGCGGGTATATTATTACTCGCAATGCCCGTTTTTTGACTCCGTACATTTATTCTCGAGACAAGGTAAATACTTCTTTTATTACCTTAAAAAAACTAACTGCTGATAATCCGAAACAGCAGGAAAACCTTCAAAAACTATTCAAACTCATTACACAGCGTTTTGTTTCTTTTGAAAATTGCCTAAAATACAGCGATCCCAAAACGTACGACAAAAGAAAACTGGACAATCATATGTTCGGCGGCCGAATTTTAATGGAAAACATCCGTTTTAAGGTTGACGAAATGAACGATATTGAAAAAGAGTTTCTAAAGAAAAGGCTTAAAATTTACGATTCGGAGATCTCTTTGAGTCCGCTTTTCTCGATTTCATTATTTCTGGTGGCGTTGAGCTTTATTTTATTGGCTTACCGTCAGATTAGCCGTGATTTTGAGCGTTTGAAAGTATTCAATAAAAAACTTCTCATCTCAAGCGGTTTAATTTCTGAGTCTGAAAACATTGGTAAATTCAGCACTTGGCAATGGGATTTGGATTCTGATAAAATAGATTTTTCAGACAATCAGTTCCGATTATTGGGCCTTGAGCCAAAATCTTTTGCTCCTAACAAAGCTACGCTTATAAAATATGTTCATCCAGATGACAAAGAATCTGTCGCGAAAGCCATAGACGGAATTGTAGAAAAGAAGCATCTTCCGTTTGTGTATTATAAAATCGTACGTCCCGATTTTGAAGTGCGCTATTTTAAAACTACAGGCAAATTGGTGACCGACCAGCAAGGCAGTAAAATTTTACTCGGAATCAATTTTGACATTACAGACGAGCATCTTCTTAACATTGAACTTCAGGAACGAAATAAAGAACTGGAGAAAAGCAATAAAGAACTGGCTTCTTTTAACCATGTGGCCAGCCACGATTTACAAGAACCGCTTAGAAAAATACAAACCTTTATTTCGAGAGTTTCTAGTGCCGACAAAGAAGTCATGTCTGAAAGCGGTAAAAATTATATTACCAAAATAGAAAGCTCGGCAAAAAGAATGCGTGTTTTAATAGACGACCTTCTTTTGTTTTCTAGAACCAATACCACGAAAAAGGAATTCATTAAAATCAATCTTAATGAACTTCTGGACAATGCAGAATCTGAATTGGGAGAAGTGATCGAAGAAAAGAAAGCCGTAATTCAGCGCATTGGCAAGCTTCCGAAGCTTTCTGTTATTCCGTATCAGATTGAGCAGCTGTTTATTAATTTAATTGGAAATTCACTAAAATACAGCAAACCAGATGCTGATCCGGAAATTTCAATTTCGAGCGAAAAAGTAAGTTCTTCCGACTATCCTGAAATCTTAGAACAGTCTGTAAAGAAATTTCACAAAATCACTTTCACAGATAACGGAATGGGATTTGATCCTCAATTTAAAGAAACTATTTTTATTCTTTTTCAACGTCTGCATTCCAAAACAGATTATCCAGGAACCGGCATCGGATTGGCAATCTGCAAAAAAATCGTTGAGAACCACAAAGGCCATATTATTGCCGACAGTACTTTAGGAAAAGGCTCTGTATTTACGGTATTTCTACCCGATTAA
- a CDS encoding response regulator, whose product MQKNALHILLADDDEDDRLFFKDAFEEIKIQTNVSFVHDGMQLMDHLMDTNNKLPDILFLDLNMPKKTGKECLIEIKKTDHLKDIIIAIYSTSSSEEDIEDTFIQGANIYIKKPSDFNTLKKIINEVVTVNWHYHTSGLNRDNFLLRLK is encoded by the coding sequence ATGCAAAAAAACGCATTACACATTTTATTGGCTGATGATGATGAAGATGACCGTCTTTTCTTTAAAGATGCATTTGAAGAAATAAAGATACAAACAAATGTAAGTTTTGTTCATGACGGGATGCAGCTTATGGATCATTTGATGGATACAAACAATAAACTTCCAGATATTTTGTTTCTAGATTTAAATATGCCTAAGAAAACAGGTAAAGAATGTTTGATTGAAATCAAAAAAACGGATCATTTAAAAGATATAATTATTGCCATCTACTCTACTTCTTCATCTGAGGAAGATATCGAGGACACCTTTATTCAAGGCGCTAATATTTACATCAAAAAGCCAAGCGATTTCAATACGCTCAAAAAAATAATTAATGAAGTCGTGACCGTAAACTGGCATTATCATACTTCTGGTCTAAACCGTGATAATTTCTTGCTGCGACTAAAATAA
- a CDS encoding helix-turn-helix domain-containing protein has product MKLFIKFDINTICSLYLKQNLEQNNVNFTTLGFGEIEIEDNLDAEALENLKTKLAPCGFEVVENQKSVLVQKIKDAIIELVFMDDNNNYKSSVFLAEKLNHSYGYLSNVFSEVTYSSIENFIILQKIERAKQLIIINEMSLTEIAFLLNYSSVAHLSTQFKNTTGITPSAFQRIIKKRRENLK; this is encoded by the coding sequence ATGAAACTATTTATAAAGTTCGACATTAATACCATTTGCTCTCTTTATTTAAAACAAAATCTGGAACAAAATAATGTAAATTTTACAACTCTAGGATTTGGTGAAATTGAGATTGAAGACAATCTTGATGCCGAAGCATTGGAGAATTTAAAAACCAAATTGGCTCCGTGCGGTTTTGAAGTAGTTGAAAATCAAAAAAGTGTATTAGTCCAAAAAATAAAAGATGCGATTATCGAGCTTGTATTTATGGATGACAATAATAATTACAAGAGTTCTGTGTTTTTGGCAGAAAAGCTGAACCACAGTTACGGATATTTATCTAATGTTTTCTCAGAAGTAACTTACTCTTCTATAGAAAATTTTATTATTTTACAGAAAATTGAAAGAGCAAAACAGCTGATTATTATCAACGAAATGAGTCTGACCGAAATTGCCTTTTTACTCAACTACTCTAGTGTTGCCCATCTGAGTACGCAGTTTAAAAATACAACCGGTATTACTCCGTCTGCTTTTCAGAGAATTATTAAAAAACGAAGAGAAAATTTAAAATAA